The following are encoded in a window of Saccharothrix longispora genomic DNA:
- a CDS encoding Rv1733c family protein: MAAGQRLLLLVRRVFPRRNPLAEPGDRVEVAVAAAVVAVALLGVPVAAAVGSEVHVARAATSAEQSRTRHPVDAVLQRDAPSSDVRTTAFSRVPARWVLPDGTTRDGEVTVARDLVAGSRARIWLDPTGAPVAPPLTAEGAAVAAVFAAGGVWLALSGGAALSYVLVRVAHSRARRRRLEAEWAGIEPQWRRST, encoded by the coding sequence GTGGCTGCCGGACAACGCTTGCTGCTGCTGGTGCGCAGGGTGTTCCCCCGGCGCAACCCGCTCGCCGAGCCCGGTGACCGGGTGGAGGTCGCCGTGGCCGCGGCCGTCGTCGCGGTGGCGCTGCTGGGCGTGCCGGTCGCGGCGGCCGTCGGGTCGGAGGTCCACGTGGCGCGGGCCGCGACCTCCGCCGAGCAGTCGCGCACCCGCCACCCGGTCGACGCGGTGCTCCAGCGCGACGCGCCGTCCTCCGACGTCCGCACCACCGCGTTCTCCCGGGTCCCCGCCAGGTGGGTGCTGCCCGACGGCACCACCCGCGACGGCGAGGTGACCGTCGCCCGCGACCTCGTGGCCGGCAGCCGCGCCCGGATCTGGCTGGACCCCACCGGCGCACCGGTGGCCCCGCCGCTGACCGCCGAGGGCGCGGCGGTCGCGGCGGTCTTCGCGGCCGGCGGCGTGTGGCTCGCCCTGAGCGGTGGCGCGGCGCTGTCGTACGTGCTGGTCCGCGTCGCCCACAGCAGGGCGCGCCGCCGCCGGCTGGAGGCCGAGTGGGCGGGGATCGAGCCGCAGTGGAGGCGATCGACCTGA
- a CDS encoding LiaF transmembrane domain-containing protein: MRFWIGTVLVVFGVLGVLDAVGVVDAWETAASWWPVAVIGLGVVGAMAQGHLSPGPGVVVAIGVVLLADTLDLTRGSLLWPALLLFSGGGVLLGLRRHRTNDHRDTGATPVALFGGTKVRERSEHLTRVGVSAIFGGATLDLRDAHVDREADVDAFALFGGIEVLVPRGWRVSLGGLPVFGGYDDNTDDGPVDPDAPLVRVNVTAVFGGVDVRNDPK; encoded by the coding sequence GTGCGATTCTGGATCGGAACGGTGCTGGTGGTCTTCGGCGTGCTCGGCGTGCTCGACGCCGTCGGGGTCGTCGACGCCTGGGAGACCGCCGCTTCGTGGTGGCCGGTGGCGGTGATCGGTCTGGGCGTCGTCGGCGCGATGGCCCAGGGGCACCTGTCACCGGGACCGGGGGTCGTCGTCGCCATCGGCGTGGTGCTGCTGGCGGACACGCTCGACCTGACCCGCGGGAGCCTGCTGTGGCCCGCCCTCCTGCTCTTCTCCGGCGGGGGCGTGCTCCTCGGCCTGCGGCGGCACCGGACGAACGACCACCGCGACACCGGGGCGACGCCGGTCGCGCTGTTCGGCGGCACCAAGGTGCGCGAGCGGTCCGAGCACCTGACCCGCGTCGGGGTCTCGGCGATCTTCGGCGGCGCGACGCTGGACCTGCGCGACGCCCACGTCGACCGCGAGGCCGACGTGGACGCCTTCGCCCTCTTCGGCGGCATCGAGGTCCTCGTGCCCAGGGGGTGGCGCGTGTCGCTGGGCGGGCTGCCGGTCTTCGGCGGTTACGACGACAACACCGACGACGGCCCGGTCGACCCCGACGCCCCGCTCGTGCGCGTCAACGTCACCGCCGTCTTCGGCGGTGTCGACGTGCGCAACGACCCGAAGTGA
- a CDS encoding DUF4342 domain-containing protein, translating into MTEQLEAGTTTRLRGEALVRKVKELLHEGNVRRLVIKDEKGHTVMEVPVTAGVVAAVVAPVVTAVAAIAALASEWSVDVERHDPPRA; encoded by the coding sequence ATGACCGAGCAGTTGGAAGCCGGCACGACGACGCGGCTGCGCGGCGAAGCGCTGGTGCGGAAGGTGAAGGAGTTGCTGCACGAGGGCAACGTCCGACGCCTGGTCATCAAGGACGAGAAGGGCCACACCGTGATGGAGGTCCCCGTGACGGCCGGGGTGGTGGCCGCCGTCGTCGCGCCCGTCGTGACCGCGGTCGCGGCCATCGCCGCCCTGGCGAGCGAGTGGTCCGTCGACGTCGAGCGCCACGATCCCCCTCGCGCGTAG
- a CDS encoding methyltransferase family protein — translation MGTGEPPDAPHPTPPGPAPAGPPQPGAARDRTVAVSLVAAQFALLVILAVPQPRWASPPPLRWTGLVLVALGLVVMAATAATLRRGLTPSPLPNDHAVLRTTGPYRFVRHPMYTGLLITALGWTLASPGPVRACALLALAVLLGVKARWEETRLVRRFPDYPAYARRVPRLVPGFRPRATRDR, via the coding sequence ATGGGTACCGGCGAACCACCCGACGCACCGCACCCCACCCCACCCGGTCCCGCCCCGGCGGGCCCCCCGCAGCCGGGAGCGGCCCGCGACAGGACGGTGGCCGTGTCCCTGGTCGCGGCCCAGTTCGCGCTGCTGGTGATCCTGGCCGTGCCCCAACCGCGCTGGGCATCTCCGCCGCCGCTGCGCTGGACCGGGCTCGTCCTCGTCGCCCTGGGCCTGGTGGTGATGGCCGCGACCGCCGCCACGCTGCGCCGCGGACTGACGCCCTCGCCGCTGCCCAACGACCACGCCGTGCTGCGCACCACCGGCCCGTACCGGTTCGTCCGCCACCCCATGTACACCGGACTGCTCATCACCGCCCTGGGGTGGACCCTCGCCTCCCCCGGACCCGTGCGGGCGTGCGCCCTGCTCGCGCTGGCCGTCCTGCTCGGCGTCAAGGCCCGCTGGGAGGAAACCCGCCTCGTCAGGCGCTTCCCCGACTACCCCGCCTACGCCCGGCGCGTGCCACGACTGGTCCCGGGCTTCCGCCCGCGCGCCACCCGCGACCGGTGA
- a CDS encoding MmcQ/YjbR family DNA-binding protein has protein sequence MEPDLASLRAAVAEFGGFGQPERSWTVLTAATGSSIDLGVPAHRDAVHVWLNAWGCRIRTPRPGEPRVLDAGLAAWWAEWRDDLPDPEARLAELTDDEVERLGECFAALSATEAARHGRGTRTLGPTAASKLLFALRPNSLPPWDNLIAQRLHGARDGVAYRAHLRVTRGWAVGLLAEAGVPEPELLDALGRPGRSLAKVIDEYCYLVFTRGWTAPRAGVTADDVRRIASALPRTEERVVRDQVRFRVGRLVYLALSPDEETMGFAFPKEEREALIASAPHRFHAPARSDMRFNWVCATLSELTVDELEELVVDAWRMCVPKSVARTLS, from the coding sequence GTGGAACCGGATCTCGCCTCCTTGCGTGCCGCCGTCGCCGAGTTCGGCGGGTTTGGCCAGCCCGAGCGGTCCTGGACCGTCCTGACCGCAGCCACCGGGTCGTCGATCGACCTCGGCGTGCCCGCGCACCGCGACGCCGTGCACGTGTGGCTCAACGCCTGGGGGTGTCGCATCCGCACCCCGCGCCCCGGTGAGCCCCGGGTCCTGGACGCCGGTCTCGCGGCTTGGTGGGCCGAGTGGCGGGACGACCTGCCGGACCCGGAGGCGCGGCTGGCGGAGTTGACCGACGACGAGGTGGAACGGCTGGGCGAGTGCTTCGCGGCGCTGTCGGCGACGGAGGCCGCGCGGCACGGGCGCGGCACCCGGACACTGGGGCCCACCGCCGCGTCGAAGCTGCTGTTCGCCTTGCGGCCCAACAGCCTGCCGCCGTGGGACAACCTGATCGCGCAACGGCTGCACGGCGCGCGCGACGGCGTGGCGTACCGCGCGCACCTCAGGGTGACGCGGGGGTGGGCGGTGGGGCTGCTGGCCGAGGCCGGCGTGCCCGAACCCGAACTGCTCGACGCGCTGGGGCGGCCCGGGAGGTCGTTGGCGAAGGTCATCGACGAGTACTGCTACCTGGTGTTCACGCGCGGCTGGACGGCTCCGCGCGCCGGGGTGACGGCCGACGACGTGCGGCGGATCGCGAGCGCCTTGCCGCGCACCGAGGAACGCGTGGTGCGGGACCAGGTCAGGTTCCGCGTCGGCCGGCTCGTGTACCTGGCCCTGTCGCCCGACGAGGAGACGATGGGGTTCGCGTTCCCGAAGGAGGAACGTGAAGCGCTGATCGCCTCGGCGCCGCACCGGTTCCACGCCCCGGCGCGGTCGGACATGCGGTTCAACTGGGTGTGCGCGACGCTGTCGGAGCTGACCGTCGACGAACTGGAGGAGTTGGTCGTGGACGCCTGGCGCATGTGCGTGCCCAAGAGCGTCGCGCGCACCCTGTCCTGA
- a CDS encoding AfsR/SARP family transcriptional regulator: MIRLSGAMQQTLLVALLMSGGTLLTVDVLMEELWGTTPPAKVANALHAQVSRLRRSLARLEAGQAEPRLTTSPSGYVLRVDRSELDACVFVDTIDAIRARVDAGLVADPSACAAEVRASLAQWRGPVFGGLTGGLLCQTAAARFAESRISALSLLYELEISSGHSTKVLPELTELFAQNSSQEQLCLLLMVALYRSGRQIDALDVYRKFRRVLADNLGIEPTPALQRYERAILAHDPILVEDFLRVSRGGDNGRRRLDLVQPAMSARAAG, from the coding sequence GTGATCCGGCTCAGCGGGGCCATGCAGCAGACGCTGCTGGTCGCCCTCCTGATGTCCGGGGGCACGTTGTTGACCGTCGACGTACTGATGGAAGAGCTCTGGGGAACCACTCCTCCGGCCAAGGTCGCCAACGCGTTGCACGCCCAGGTGAGCCGCCTGCGTCGCAGCCTGGCCAGGCTGGAAGCCGGTCAGGCCGAACCGCGCTTGACGACCAGCCCCTCCGGTTACGTGCTCCGCGTCGACCGGTCGGAATTGGATGCCTGCGTGTTCGTCGACACCATCGACGCGATACGCGCCAGGGTGGACGCGGGACTCGTGGCCGACCCCTCCGCGTGCGCCGCCGAGGTGCGGGCGTCGCTCGCGCAGTGGCGGGGACCGGTGTTCGGCGGCCTGACCGGCGGTCTGCTGTGCCAGACGGCCGCCGCGAGGTTCGCCGAGTCCCGGATCTCGGCCCTGAGCCTGCTCTACGAGTTGGAGATCAGCAGCGGGCACAGCACGAAGGTGCTGCCCGAGCTGACCGAGCTGTTCGCGCAGAACTCGTCCCAGGAGCAGCTGTGCCTGCTGCTCATGGTCGCGCTGTACCGCTCGGGCAGGCAGATCGACGCGCTGGACGTCTACCGGAAGTTCCGGCGGGTCCTCGCGGACAACCTCGGCATCGAGCCGACGCCGGCCCTGCAGCGGTACGAGCGGGCGATCCTGGCGCACGACCCGATCCTCGTCGAGGACTTCCTCCGGGTGTCCCGCGGCGGTGACAACGGCAGGCGGCGCCTGGACCTGGTCCAGCCCGCCATGTCCGCACGGGCCGCCGGCTGA
- a CDS encoding pyridoxal phosphate-dependent decarboxylase family protein has protein sequence MTNIERAPLDLAYRQAVDYLTGLRERPVGATAGLDELIELLGGPMPENSLPAVDTIKLLGEAVERGGIPAASGPRFFGYVTGGTLPVAVAADWLVAAWDQTASLYNLSPAISVAEHVAGDWLVDLFGLPPGTSVGFPTGCTMAHLTALAAARNHLLGQRGWDVEKHGLREAPEIEVIAGAQHHMTIDLALRYLGFGSGRVRVVPVDERGRMRVDELARVLADCTSPPIVCAQIGDVNSGAIDPVGEICDLAHRYGAWVHVDGAFGLWAAASPSLRPLVEGVERADSWACDAHKWLNVPYDCGIVFVTRPDAHRAAMLNERAGYLPAERPGERDAIEWVPDFSRRARSLPVWAALRTLGKAGVADLVDRCCALTRRFAEQLAEIEGVELLNDVVLNQVMVRFGDDDAVTRDVIARVQASGECWFGGTVWYGRAAMRVSVVSWRTTEDDVDRSVKVIRTAVAAAAGAELDRRAG, from the coding sequence GTGACCAATATCGAACGAGCGCCACTCGACCTGGCCTATCGGCAGGCAGTGGACTACCTGACCGGGTTGCGGGAACGGCCGGTGGGCGCCACGGCTGGTCTCGACGAACTCATCGAACTGCTCGGCGGCCCCATGCCGGAGAACTCCCTGCCCGCGGTCGACACCATCAAGCTGCTGGGCGAGGCCGTCGAGCGCGGGGGAATTCCGGCGGCGTCCGGTCCGCGATTCTTCGGCTACGTGACCGGCGGCACGCTGCCGGTCGCGGTGGCGGCCGACTGGCTGGTCGCCGCCTGGGACCAGACCGCGAGCCTGTACAACCTCTCCCCCGCCATCTCGGTCGCCGAGCACGTCGCCGGCGATTGGCTGGTCGACCTCTTCGGGCTGCCGCCGGGCACCTCCGTGGGGTTCCCGACCGGCTGCACGATGGCCCACCTGACCGCGCTCGCGGCGGCGCGCAACCACCTGCTGGGCCAGCGCGGCTGGGACGTGGAGAAGCACGGCCTGCGGGAAGCGCCGGAGATCGAGGTGATCGCCGGGGCGCAGCACCACATGACCATCGACCTCGCCCTGCGGTACCTCGGGTTCGGCTCGGGCCGGGTCCGCGTCGTGCCGGTGGACGAGCGGGGCCGGATGCGCGTCGACGAGCTGGCGCGCGTGCTGGCCGACTGCACGTCGCCGCCGATCGTGTGCGCGCAGATCGGCGACGTGAACTCCGGTGCCATCGACCCGGTGGGCGAGATCTGCGACCTGGCGCACCGGTACGGCGCGTGGGTGCACGTGGACGGCGCGTTCGGGCTGTGGGCGGCGGCGAGCCCGTCGCTGCGCCCGCTGGTCGAGGGGGTGGAGCGGGCCGACTCGTGGGCGTGCGACGCGCACAAGTGGCTCAACGTGCCCTACGACTGCGGCATCGTCTTCGTGACGCGGCCGGACGCGCACCGGGCGGCGATGCTGAACGAGCGCGCCGGCTACCTGCCCGCCGAGCGGCCGGGCGAGCGCGACGCCATCGAGTGGGTGCCGGACTTCTCCCGCCGCGCGCGGAGCCTGCCGGTCTGGGCGGCGCTGCGGACGCTGGGCAAGGCGGGGGTCGCCGACCTGGTCGACCGCTGCTGCGCGCTCACCCGCCGGTTCGCCGAGCAGCTGGCCGAGATCGAGGGCGTGGAGCTGCTCAACGACGTGGTGCTGAACCAGGTCATGGTGCGGTTCGGCGACGACGACGCGGTCACCCGGGACGTGATCGCCCGCGTGCAGGCGAGCGGCGAGTGCTGGTTCGGCGGCACCGTCTGGTACGGCAGGGCGGCCATGCGCGTGTCCGTGGTGTCGTGGCGGACCACGGAGGACGACGTCGACCGCTCGGTCAAGGTGATCAGGACCGCGGTCGCCGCGGCGGCCGGGGCGGAGCTCGACCGCCGGGCGGGCTGA
- a CDS encoding iron-containing redox enzyme family protein, which produces MPSIDTPDVAVGDPVDHRAVVDEVTSWLTRPADEVDAKLAPEQARVVAAVDRLNGDAESGDEDAYYLQQLLLSRIYQTVMQIPESPTAEGSRVLHEVTRSLEVATIASENRWIEPGFLDSAPTEPREYLSWLKGIVRSHRAFKHPYYTEFINQSAGHDDLRTYVIQESLVDGRFDDFLAMMQVGTSGQAKMEIANNFWDEMGNGDPAEVHTHLFNKIYEVFDVRLDEVEHLLTGSDLLSGNLAVMLCRYRNLYPEAVGYLGMTEWLVPDRFLNVIRAWERLGLPEVGITYHRLHVTIDSQHAAGWFHNVVLPAATSEYMRRGIARGALWRVNSSARHLDERLSYARVTAKA; this is translated from the coding sequence GTGCCCAGCATCGATACTCCTGACGTGGCGGTCGGCGACCCGGTCGACCACCGGGCGGTCGTCGACGAGGTGACCTCCTGGCTCACGCGTCCGGCGGACGAGGTGGACGCGAAGCTCGCGCCCGAACAGGCGCGCGTGGTGGCGGCGGTCGACCGGCTGAACGGCGACGCCGAGTCCGGGGACGAAGACGCGTACTACCTGCAGCAGCTGCTGCTCTCGCGCATCTACCAGACGGTCATGCAGATCCCGGAGTCGCCGACGGCCGAGGGGTCGCGGGTGCTGCACGAGGTCACCCGGTCGCTGGAGGTCGCCACCATCGCCTCGGAGAACCGGTGGATCGAACCGGGCTTCCTCGACTCCGCGCCCACCGAGCCCCGGGAGTACCTGTCCTGGCTCAAGGGCATCGTGCGGAGCCACCGCGCCTTCAAGCACCCCTACTACACCGAGTTCATCAACCAGTCCGCCGGGCACGACGACCTGCGGACGTACGTCATCCAGGAGTCCCTGGTCGACGGCCGGTTCGACGACTTCCTCGCCATGATGCAGGTCGGCACGTCCGGCCAGGCGAAGATGGAGATCGCGAACAACTTCTGGGACGAGATGGGCAACGGCGACCCGGCCGAGGTCCACACCCACCTGTTCAACAAGATCTACGAGGTGTTCGACGTCCGCCTCGACGAGGTCGAGCACCTGCTCACCGGCAGCGACCTGCTCTCCGGCAACCTCGCCGTGATGCTGTGCCGCTACCGCAACCTCTACCCGGAGGCGGTGGGCTACCTCGGCATGACCGAGTGGCTGGTCCCCGACCGCTTCCTCAACGTCATCCGCGCCTGGGAGCGGCTCGGCCTGCCCGAGGTCGGCATCACCTACCACCGGTTGCACGTGACCATCGACTCCCAGCACGCCGCCGGGTGGTTCCACAACGTGGTGCTGCCCGCCGCGACGTCGGAGTACATGCGCCGCGGCATCGCCCGCGGCGCGCTGTGGCGGGTGAACTCCTCGGCCCGCCACCTCGACGAGCGCCTGTCCTACGCCCGCGTCACGGCCAAGGCCTGA
- a CDS encoding VlmB-like protein: protein MTIDVPVEADWDRAPNLLDGAQELTMSAEQCDLAYWLTAVAQGTLRGRADRGHSTTTPDYMREPGPLREALVLELGNRSIAEARAVRVLSNYVIAAPGIAELEFFTTQVVDEARHAMIFRRHLLELGVPEDKLHALIDEQGADYTERVLNPIADFATGVVRDEGDFIGAVAVFTIVIEGVLAPAAELSERKWTLLDPAAAEIARGASIDEIRHLAVGSDIVRKHLIRHPEYRPRLIELVRRGKALWDELPVDEFVLHREELFQEGMAAHADLLRDYEVFPGRKLLETTPQERYDLAEQWTDDMAEVRLPYMGVPEAVELIRTMPAKQHR from the coding sequence ATGACCATCGACGTACCGGTCGAGGCCGACTGGGACCGGGCGCCCAACCTGCTCGACGGCGCCCAGGAGCTCACGATGTCGGCCGAGCAGTGCGATCTGGCCTACTGGCTGACCGCCGTGGCGCAGGGCACCCTGCGCGGCCGCGCCGATCGCGGCCACTCGACCACCACCCCCGACTACATGCGCGAGCCCGGCCCCCTGCGGGAGGCGCTGGTGCTCGAACTGGGCAACCGCTCCATCGCCGAGGCGCGGGCGGTGCGGGTGCTGTCGAACTACGTCATCGCCGCGCCGGGGATCGCCGAGCTGGAGTTCTTCACCACCCAGGTGGTCGACGAGGCCCGGCACGCGATGATCTTCCGGCGGCACCTGCTCGAACTCGGCGTGCCGGAGGACAAGCTGCACGCCCTGATCGACGAGCAGGGCGCCGACTACACCGAACGCGTGCTCAACCCGATCGCCGACTTCGCCACCGGCGTGGTGCGCGACGAGGGCGACTTCATCGGCGCGGTCGCGGTGTTCACCATCGTCATCGAGGGCGTCCTGGCGCCCGCGGCCGAGCTCAGCGAGCGCAAGTGGACGCTGCTGGACCCGGCCGCCGCGGAGATCGCGCGCGGCGCGTCGATCGACGAGATCCGCCACCTCGCGGTGGGCAGCGACATCGTCCGCAAGCACCTGATCCGGCACCCCGAGTACCGGCCGCGGCTCATCGAGCTGGTGCGGCGCGGCAAGGCGCTGTGGGACGAGCTGCCGGTGGACGAGTTCGTGCTGCACCGGGAGGAGCTGTTCCAGGAGGGGATGGCCGCCCACGCGGACCTGCTGCGCGACTACGAGGTGTTCCCCGGCCGCAAGCTGCTGGAGACCACGCCGCAGGAGCGCTACGACCTGGCCGAGCAGTGGACCGACGACATGGCCGAGGTCCGCCTGCCGTACATGGGCGTGCCGGAGGCGGTCGAGCTGATCCGCACCATGCCGGCGAAGCAGCACCGCTGA
- a CDS encoding acyl-CoA dehydrogenase family protein, with product MTEREAADSPVVEMYRKHSGPGLLVPSQYGGAAAGPLEATRVQRGLASVSPSLGVATVMHHFTVAMLFSLAQTAERLTATQFALLSSVAGDRLLLASGWAEGRTDQNILAPAVVAEPVEDGYRVNGSKKPCSLSLSMDVLTASVNLTDSDGWSGLALLLIRADSPGIDVAPFWTTPILAASQSHEVRLTDVHVPRSMVIRSTLEDQQSLDDLQRAGFTWFELLTSAAYVGAASSLVDTVLSRKRGSDSDRGALAVRMEAAVDLVEGAARALEDGVTDDEAVAKVLVARYASQDLLSSTVAQAVEMLGGIAFIRSPEVAYLASAVHALAFHPPSRASVAAQLADYFAGNPLHLS from the coding sequence ATGACAGAGCGGGAGGCCGCCGACAGCCCGGTGGTCGAGATGTACCGGAAACACTCCGGTCCCGGTCTGCTGGTGCCCTCGCAGTACGGCGGCGCGGCGGCCGGACCGCTGGAGGCGACCAGGGTGCAGCGCGGCCTGGCCTCCGTGTCCCCGTCCCTCGGCGTCGCCACGGTCATGCACCACTTCACCGTGGCGATGCTGTTCAGCCTCGCGCAGACCGCGGAGCGGCTCACCGCCACGCAGTTCGCGCTGCTGTCCTCGGTGGCGGGCGACCGGCTGCTGCTGGCGTCCGGCTGGGCCGAGGGCCGCACCGACCAGAACATCCTCGCCCCGGCCGTCGTCGCCGAGCCGGTCGAGGACGGCTACCGGGTCAACGGCTCGAAGAAGCCGTGCAGCCTGTCGCTGTCGATGGACGTGCTCACGGCCAGCGTCAACCTCACCGACTCCGACGGCTGGTCCGGCCTGGCGCTGCTGCTGATCCGGGCCGACTCGCCCGGCATCGACGTCGCGCCGTTCTGGACCACGCCCATCCTGGCCGCCTCGCAGAGCCACGAGGTCCGGCTGACCGACGTGCACGTGCCGCGGAGCATGGTCATCCGCAGCACGCTGGAGGACCAGCAGAGCCTGGACGACCTCCAGCGGGCCGGGTTCACCTGGTTCGAACTGCTGACGTCGGCCGCCTACGTCGGCGCGGCCTCGTCGCTGGTGGACACCGTGCTGTCGCGCAAGCGCGGCAGCGACAGCGACCGCGGCGCGCTCGCGGTCCGCATGGAGGCGGCCGTCGACCTCGTCGAGGGCGCGGCCCGCGCCCTGGAGGACGGCGTGACCGACGACGAGGCCGTGGCGAAGGTGCTGGTGGCGCGGTACGCGTCGCAGGACCTGCTCTCCAGCACGGTGGCGCAGGCCGTGGAGATGCTCGGCGGCATCGCGTTCATCCGCTCGCCGGAGGTCGCCTACCTCGCGTCCGCGGTGCACGCGCTGGCGTTCCACCCGCCTTCGCGCGCCAGCGTGGCGGCGCAGTTGGCCGACTACTTCGCCGGCAACCCGCTCCACCTGTCCTGA
- a CDS encoding bifunctional lysylphosphatidylglycerol flippase/synthetase MprF, whose translation MTEVSVESDVVDTIRRYADSGNPSAYFAFNTGNEHFRLPGVPGLIVYRPVGRYLVQFGGPFAPPDAAGVLLRGFVALAAEQDREIVAVQLQGADAGPYLAEGFTINQMGASYAVDLDTFSLAGTKFMRLRNKISRAIRTGLEVREAPYEEWADQVRALDEAWLGTKGPDVKPLEFLVGQTGGPYQHLRRLFVAEREGTLVGYVSYAPVYGPQAGWMHDLSRRQPDSPPGVMEAINKAALDTFREEGVKWLHFGFTPFTSLDAPRFPGYSKAFHWFINHLWEHGEHIYPARTQLAYKEKWAPSLVLPEYLAFQHGASLPALVHVFRACNAI comes from the coding sequence ATGACAGAAGTGTCAGTGGAATCGGACGTGGTGGACACGATTCGGCGGTACGCCGATTCGGGCAATCCCAGCGCCTATTTCGCGTTCAACACCGGCAACGAGCACTTCCGGCTGCCCGGGGTGCCCGGTCTCATCGTGTACCGGCCGGTCGGCCGGTACCTGGTGCAGTTCGGCGGTCCGTTCGCGCCGCCGGACGCCGCGGGCGTGCTGCTGCGCGGGTTCGTCGCGCTCGCCGCCGAGCAGGACCGGGAGATCGTCGCCGTCCAGCTCCAGGGCGCGGACGCGGGTCCGTACCTGGCGGAGGGCTTCACGATCAACCAGATGGGCGCCTCCTACGCGGTGGACCTGGACACCTTCTCGTTGGCGGGCACGAAGTTCATGCGCCTGCGCAACAAGATCTCCCGGGCGATCCGCACCGGCCTGGAGGTCCGCGAGGCCCCGTACGAGGAGTGGGCGGACCAGGTCCGCGCGCTGGACGAGGCCTGGCTCGGCACCAAGGGACCGGACGTCAAGCCGCTGGAGTTCCTGGTCGGTCAGACCGGCGGGCCGTACCAGCACCTGCGCCGGCTGTTCGTCGCTGAGCGCGAGGGCACCCTCGTCGGGTACGTGTCCTACGCGCCGGTGTACGGCCCGCAGGCCGGGTGGATGCACGACCTGAGCCGGCGGCAGCCCGACTCGCCGCCGGGCGTCATGGAAGCGATCAACAAGGCCGCCCTGGACACCTTCCGCGAGGAGGGCGTGAAGTGGCTGCACTTCGGCTTCACCCCGTTCACCTCGCTGGACGCGCCGAGGTTCCCGGGCTACAGCAAGGCCTTCCACTGGTTCATCAACCACCTGTGGGAGCACGGCGAGCACATCTACCCGGCGCGGACCCAGCTGGCCTACAAGGAGAAGTGGGCGCCGAGCCTGGTGCTGCCCGAGTACCTCGCGTTCCAGCACGGCGCGAGCCTGCCCGCGCTGGTGCACGTCTTCCGGGCCTGCAACGCCATCTGA
- a CDS encoding 2OG-Fe dioxygenase family protein, translated as MEDRAVPNAREELRTRGYARVPAAELTIDPELRRFEADLAKEWENLEVDQYLKNGARFRERRYDRFRYVPATDSVRLRPHRPYFQSAEVNDYGGGIERSVPPLTASTVQNPLLQALIRWNFEHFPVEPEQLHQPWDVQCHQFRIIGRAEELGEPTPEGPHRDEVHFGAIHLMSRTNASGGFSQVYTKDQELVAEFQLQNTMDTMFWADEMILHAVTPITVVDDSTPAVRDVLIMGYRCDPTLGEDD; from the coding sequence ATGGAGGACAGAGCGGTGCCCAATGCCCGTGAAGAGCTGCGGACCAGGGGTTACGCCCGGGTGCCCGCAGCCGAGTTGACGATCGACCCGGAACTCCGCCGCTTCGAGGCCGACCTGGCCAAGGAGTGGGAGAACCTCGAAGTGGACCAGTACCTCAAGAACGGCGCCCGATTCCGGGAGCGGCGCTACGACCGCTTTCGCTACGTGCCCGCCACCGACTCGGTCCGACTGCGGCCGCACCGGCCCTACTTCCAGTCGGCCGAGGTGAACGACTACGGCGGCGGTATCGAGCGCTCGGTGCCCCCGCTGACCGCGAGCACCGTGCAGAACCCACTGCTCCAGGCATTGATCCGGTGGAACTTCGAGCACTTCCCGGTAGAACCGGAACAATTGCACCAGCCGTGGGACGTGCAGTGCCACCAGTTCCGCATCATCGGCCGTGCCGAGGAACTCGGCGAGCCGACGCCGGAGGGCCCGCACCGCGACGAGGTCCACTTCGGCGCGATCCACCTGATGTCCCGGACGAACGCGTCCGGCGGTTTTTCGCAGGTCTACACGAAGGACCAGGAACTGGTCGCGGAGTTCCAGCTCCAGAACACCATGGACACGATGTTCTGGGCCGACGAGATGATCCTGCACGCGGTCACGCCGATCACCGTGGTGGACGACAGCACCCCGGCGGTCAGGGACGTGCTGATCATGGGTTACCGCTGCGACCCGACGCTCGGCGAGGACGACTGA
- a CDS encoding acyl carrier protein: protein MTAVLEKLQSLSRAERLAELETVIVAEFKAALLMDEDDELPLTDSFFDLGLTSLGLMDVRERLEELLGRGIGSTMLFNSPTVELLLDYLTTDVLTELFPARRQ from the coding sequence ATGACCGCGGTGCTCGAAAAATTGCAATCGCTGTCCAGGGCGGAACGGCTCGCCGAACTCGAAACCGTAATCGTGGCGGAGTTCAAGGCGGCGTTGCTGATGGACGAGGACGACGAACTGCCGTTGACCGACAGCTTTTTCGACCTGGGCTTGACCTCATTGGGCCTGATGGACGTCCGCGAACGCCTGGAGGAACTCCTCGGCCGCGGCATCGGCAGCACGATGCTGTTCAACAGCCCCACCGTGGAGCTGTTGCTGGACTACTTGACCACCGACGTGCTCACCGAGTTGTTCCCGGCGCGTCGACAGTGA